A section of the Meles meles chromosome 8, mMelMel3.1 paternal haplotype, whole genome shotgun sequence genome encodes:
- the LOC123949391 gene encoding olfactory receptor 1444, with product MENSTEATEFILLGLTDDPNLQVPLLLVFLFIYLITLVGNGGMMVIICSDPHLHTPMYFFLSNFSFVDLGYSSAVAPKMVAALQSGNKVISYNGCAAQFFFFVGFATVECYLLACMAYDRHAAVCRPLHYTTTMTAGVCTLLTVGSYVCGFLNASIHTANTFRLSFCASHEINHFFCDIPPLLALSCSNTRISNLAVFCVVGFNVFFTLLVILISYLFIYIAIQRMRSAEGRKKAFSTCASHLTAVTIFYGTIIFMYLQPSSTQSMDTDKIASVFYSVVIPMLNPLIYSLRNKEVKNALWKVLNKLHPQSVSMSRK from the coding sequence ATGGAAAATAGCACAGAAGCCACAGAGTTCATTCTCTTGGGATTAACAGATGACCCTAATCTGCAGGTCCCCCTCCTCCTGGTATTTTTGTTCATCTACCTCATCACTCTGGTTGGGAATGGGGGGATGATGGTGATCATCTGCTCTGacccccacctccacaccccAATGTATTTCTTCCTCAGTAACTTCTCCTTCGTAGACCTGGGTTACTCATCAGCTGTAGCCCCTAAAATGGTGGCTGCCCTGCAGTCAGGGAACAAAGTCATCTCCTACAATGGCTGTGCTGCCCAGTTCTTCTTCTTTGTGGGTTTTGCCACTGTCGAGTGCTACCTCCTGGCctgcatggcctatgaccgcCATGCAGCCGTATGCCGGCCTCTTCATTACACCACCACCATGACAGCAGGTGTGTGCACCCTCCTGACTGTGGGCTCCTACGTCTGTGGTTTCCTCAATGCTTCCATTCACACAGCAAACACCTTTAGACTCTCGTTCTGTGCTTCCCATGAGATTAATCATTTTTTCTGTGACATTCCTCCACTCTTGGCTCTCTCGTGTTCCAACACACGCATCAGCAATTTGGCTGTCTTCTGTGTCGTGGGCTTCAATGTCTTTTTCACCCTCCTGGTCATCCTCATCTCTTATCTCTTCATCTACATTGCCATTCAAAGGATGCGTTCTGCTGAAGGACGGAAGaaagccttctccacctgtgCCTCCCACCTCACTGCCGTAACCATCTTCTATGGAACTATCATCTTCATGTACCTACAGCCCAGCTCCACCCAGTCCATGGACACTGACAAAATCGCTTCTGTGTTTTACTCAGTGGTGATCCCCATGTTGAACCCCTTGATCTACAGCCTTaggaacaaagaagtaaaaaatgctCTCTGGAAAGTACTCAACAAACTTCATCCCCAGTCAGTAAGTATGAGTAGGAAGTAG